A genomic window from Micromonospora violae includes:
- a CDS encoding sulfurtransferase, with protein MSGTQELLVEVDQLVAELDQADPPTLLDVRWRLVGPPGRDDYLAGHLPGAVFVDLDTALCGAPGLGGRHPLPDPGALQAALRAAGVHAGHPVVVYDGGDGMAAARAWWTLRWAGHRPVRLLHGGYPAWVAAGRPVSTDAPTPPPGDVVVRPGDLPVLDAGQAAALAAADDAVLLDVRAAPRYRGEVEPIDPVAGHVPGAANLPAGEYVGPDGRFLAADVLSERFAAAGVTEGRTVGAYCGSGVTAAQAVLALHLAGHTDAALYVGSWSNWVADPARPVASGPTPGH; from the coding sequence ATGTCCGGTACCCAGGAGCTGTTGGTCGAGGTCGATCAGCTCGTCGCCGAGCTTGACCAGGCCGATCCGCCCACCCTGCTCGACGTCCGCTGGCGACTCGTCGGCCCACCTGGCCGTGACGACTACCTCGCCGGCCACCTGCCCGGGGCGGTCTTCGTCGACCTGGACACCGCGCTCTGTGGGGCGCCGGGCCTCGGTGGTCGGCACCCCCTGCCCGACCCGGGCGCGTTGCAGGCCGCGCTCCGGGCCGCCGGCGTCCACGCCGGTCACCCCGTCGTGGTGTACGACGGCGGCGACGGCATGGCCGCCGCGCGGGCCTGGTGGACGCTGCGGTGGGCGGGGCACCGCCCGGTGCGCCTGCTGCACGGCGGCTACCCGGCCTGGGTCGCCGCCGGCCGGCCCGTCTCCACCGACGCGCCGACCCCACCCCCCGGTGACGTCGTGGTACGCCCCGGTGACCTCCCGGTGCTCGACGCGGGGCAGGCCGCCGCACTGGCCGCCGCGGACGACGCCGTGCTGCTCGACGTACGGGCGGCGCCTCGCTACCGGGGGGAGGTCGAGCCGATCGACCCGGTCGCCGGGCACGTGCCGGGAGCGGCGAACCTGCCCGCCGGGGAGTACGTCGGACCGGACGGACGTTTCCTGGCCGCCGACGTGCTGAGCGAGCGGTTCGCCGCCGCCGGGGTGACCGAGGGGCGGACCGTCGGGGCGTACTGCGGCTCGGGAGTGACCGCCGCGCAGGCGGTGCTCGCGCTGCATCTGGCCGGCCACACCGACGCCGCGCTCTACGTTGGATCGTGGAGCAACTGGGTGGCCGACCCGGCCCGGCCGGTCGCCTCCGGGCCGACACCCGGCCACTGA
- a CDS encoding dihydrofolate reductase family protein gives MRKIVVQMSLSLDGFFEGPGGDIGWHQVDEELHQHFNDVIAPMGGFLSGRVSHELMAAYWPTADQAPGASGPEREFARIWRDMPKIVYSRTLDHADWNATVVREVDVEQIRKLKAEPGGDLALGGADLAATFARHDLIDEYRIYVHPVLVGRGRRLFPDAETPAALRLVESRVFGNGVVLLRHERVR, from the coding sequence ATGCGGAAGATCGTTGTGCAGATGAGCCTGTCGTTGGACGGGTTCTTCGAGGGCCCGGGTGGCGACATCGGCTGGCACCAGGTCGACGAGGAGTTGCACCAGCACTTCAACGACGTGATCGCCCCGATGGGCGGGTTCCTCAGCGGCCGGGTCAGCCACGAACTGATGGCCGCCTACTGGCCGACCGCCGATCAGGCCCCGGGCGCCAGCGGCCCGGAACGCGAGTTCGCCCGGATCTGGCGGGACATGCCGAAGATCGTCTACTCGCGCACGCTCGACCACGCCGACTGGAACGCGACGGTGGTGCGCGAGGTCGACGTCGAGCAGATCCGCAAGCTCAAGGCCGAACCGGGCGGCGACCTGGCACTCGGCGGGGCTGACCTGGCCGCCACGTTCGCCCGACACGACCTGATCGACGAGTACCGGATCTACGTCCACCCGGTGCTGGTGGGTCGGGGCCGCCGGCTCTTTCCCGACGCCGAGACTCCAGCCGCCTTGCGACTGGTGGAGAGCCGCGTCTTCGGCAACGGCGTGGTCCTGCTCCGTCACGAGCGGGTCCGCTGA
- a CDS encoding CU044_5270 family protein — MNEIERSPQGFEEQLLRDLTAHVAARAETASAARPAGRRTRFLRGWRIAGAFGLAVTLTAGALAVQTMRLGDQRPPTANASEIFHLAADAARQQPELTARPDQYVFTESLATIREFPDSGPYQTIRNQLWQSAGGVAYTQARYRPEAEPNGWGELKVLRVRDSAYPWKELDVFQPPAYHGGLPTDPDELLRYLREHPVELHLAEGADEEAVYGDESMVYTTARSMLRGYVPPRALAALFELLAREPGAVVISGDVVDAAGRHGVAIRMPGVIGGNQDFLFDRDTHVFLGTRGTVVRNGKETLFDAVALLRIAIVDRPGQLP; from the coding sequence ATGAACGAAATCGAACGGTCGCCGCAGGGTTTCGAGGAGCAACTGCTCAGGGATCTGACCGCACACGTCGCCGCGCGGGCCGAGACGGCTTCGGCGGCCCGTCCGGCCGGACGTCGTACCCGGTTCCTGCGTGGTTGGCGTATCGCCGGGGCGTTCGGGTTGGCGGTCACGCTCACCGCCGGCGCGCTGGCGGTGCAGACCATGAGGCTGGGCGATCAGCGACCACCCACGGCCAACGCGTCGGAGATCTTCCACCTGGCGGCCGACGCAGCCCGGCAGCAGCCCGAGCTCACCGCCCGGCCCGACCAGTACGTCTTCACGGAATCCCTGGCCACGATCCGGGAGTTTCCGGACAGCGGCCCGTATCAGACCATCCGGAACCAGCTGTGGCAGTCGGCCGGGGGAGTCGCGTACACGCAGGCACGCTACCGACCGGAGGCCGAGCCGAACGGGTGGGGCGAGCTGAAGGTGCTCCGCGTGCGCGATTCCGCCTATCCCTGGAAGGAACTCGACGTATTCCAGCCGCCCGCCTACCACGGGGGTCTGCCCACCGATCCGGACGAGTTGCTTCGTTACCTCCGGGAGCACCCGGTCGAGCTGCACCTTGCCGAAGGCGCCGACGAGGAGGCCGTCTACGGGGACGAGAGCATGGTGTACACCACGGCGCGGTCGATGCTGCGCGGCTACGTGCCGCCCCGAGCGCTCGCGGCGCTGTTCGAACTGCTGGCACGGGAGCCCGGAGCGGTCGTCATCTCCGGCGACGTGGTGGACGCCGCCGGCCGGCACGGAGTGGCGATCCGGATGCCCGGCGTGATCGGTGGGAACCAGGACTTCCTCTTCGACCGGGACACCCACGTCTTCCTCGGCACCCGGGGGACGGTGGTGCGTAACGGCAAGGAAACCCTGTTCGACGCTGTGGCGCTCCTCCGCATCGCCATCGTGGACCGGCCCGGCCAGCTGCCCTGA
- a CDS encoding FAD-dependent monooxygenase encodes MQGDGIRVLIVGGGVAGLATVAALRGWGATVDVVERAPGPTDSGTGIYLTGNATRMLDVLGLRESVADVAVEITRQRSANQRGRRLFDIDVATLWQGVGPCVSLPRAQLHRALLDGVGDAPIRWGRQPVALVQEGDQVAVEFDDGSTGRYDLVLGADGVNSTVRRLTFDGQAARDLGQYAYRWVAPRVDDEPVWSVQLGRGKQFLTIPISADQVYCYYNDGPVADRPDWRDELGATFTEPVATMLKALDYDDRTLHAGPNQEVVLDSWSRGPVLLVGDAAHATSPNMAQGAAMALEDAVVLASSLVTADSVAEALRGYEVRRRPRTNWVLSQTHRRDKATGLPPALRDVVMRRLGEQMFRSNYGPLFAQP; translated from the coding sequence GTGCAGGGTGACGGTATTCGGGTACTGATCGTCGGCGGTGGTGTCGCCGGACTGGCGACGGTGGCCGCGTTGCGCGGCTGGGGCGCGACTGTCGACGTGGTCGAGCGGGCGCCCGGGCCGACCGACTCCGGCACCGGCATCTACCTCACCGGCAACGCGACCCGGATGCTCGACGTCCTCGGTCTGCGGGAGTCGGTCGCCGACGTCGCCGTGGAGATCACCCGGCAGCGCAGCGCCAACCAGCGCGGGCGTCGCCTCTTCGACATCGACGTGGCCACGCTGTGGCAGGGCGTCGGGCCGTGCGTGTCGTTGCCCCGGGCCCAACTGCACCGGGCCCTGCTCGACGGGGTCGGCGACGCCCCGATCCGTTGGGGCCGCCAACCGGTCGCGCTCGTTCAGGAGGGCGACCAGGTCGCCGTCGAGTTCGACGACGGCAGCACCGGACGGTACGACCTGGTGCTCGGCGCGGACGGGGTGAACTCGACGGTTCGCCGGCTCACCTTCGACGGCCAGGCCGCCCGGGACCTCGGCCAGTACGCGTACCGGTGGGTGGCTCCCCGCGTCGACGACGAGCCGGTCTGGTCGGTGCAGTTGGGGCGCGGCAAGCAGTTCCTGACCATCCCGATCAGCGCCGATCAGGTGTACTGCTACTACAACGACGGCCCGGTGGCCGACCGGCCCGACTGGCGCGATGAGCTGGGCGCGACGTTCACCGAGCCGGTGGCCACCATGCTCAAGGCCCTCGACTACGACGACCGCACCCTGCACGCCGGACCGAACCAGGAGGTCGTCCTCGACTCCTGGTCCCGAGGGCCGGTGCTGCTGGTCGGCGATGCCGCCCACGCCACCTCGCCGAACATGGCCCAGGGGGCGGCGATGGCCCTGGAGGACGCGGTCGTGCTCGCGTCGTCGTTGGTCACCGCTGATTCCGTCGCCGAGGCGTTGCGCGGCTACGAGGTGCGGCGACGCCCGCGTACGAACTGGGTGCTCAGTCAGACCCACCGCCGCGACAAGGCGACCGGGCTTCCGCCCGCGCTGCGCGACGTGGTGATGCGCCGCCTCGGCGAGCAGATGTTCCGCTCCAACTACGGCCCCCTGTTCGCCCAGCCCTGA
- a CDS encoding MerR family transcriptional regulator has product MSEETRHTIGDLARRTGLSVKTIRYYADSGIVPPSDRSPAGYRLFDGAAVARLELVRTLRELGLDLATIRRVVDHGVPLHEVAAAHAEALAVQIRVLRLRQAVLTVAAGRGSSLAEVDELHRLARLSARERGQLVADFLDGVFAGLGDQPAYRGVVVSLTPELPDDPGTEQVEAWLELAELCPEPDFQARMRRLARQHGADHDVPGLPRPDAVAVVRDAVAPALAAGLDPTSPDADPVVAAVTSRYASLHCHSGDADVRQRLLDRLVPANDPRRDRYLDLLAVLNGWSTGEPTVPAVDWFIRALRARMPEPAR; this is encoded by the coding sequence ATGAGCGAGGAGACACGGCACACGATCGGCGACCTGGCCCGACGGACCGGCCTGAGCGTCAAGACCATCAGGTACTACGCCGACAGCGGAATCGTCCCGCCGAGCGACCGGAGCCCGGCCGGCTACCGCCTGTTCGACGGCGCGGCGGTTGCTCGGCTGGAGCTGGTCCGGACGCTGCGTGAGCTGGGCTTGGACCTGGCCACCATCCGGCGGGTGGTGGACCACGGGGTGCCGCTGCACGAGGTGGCCGCCGCGCACGCCGAGGCGTTGGCGGTGCAGATCCGGGTGCTGCGGCTGCGTCAGGCGGTGCTCACCGTGGCGGCAGGGCGCGGGTCGAGCCTGGCTGAGGTGGACGAGTTGCACCGGTTGGCCCGGCTCAGCGCGCGTGAACGCGGGCAGTTGGTGGCGGACTTCCTGGACGGCGTCTTCGCCGGCCTCGGCGACCAGCCCGCGTACCGGGGCGTGGTCGTCTCGTTGACACCGGAGCTTCCCGACGACCCCGGCACCGAGCAGGTCGAGGCGTGGCTGGAGCTGGCTGAACTGTGCCCGGAGCCGGACTTCCAGGCCCGGATGCGACGGTTGGCGCGGCAGCACGGCGCCGACCACGACGTTCCGGGCCTGCCCCGCCCGGACGCCGTCGCGGTGGTCCGGGATGCGGTCGCCCCCGCCCTCGCGGCCGGTCTCGACCCGACCAGCCCGGACGCCGATCCGGTGGTGGCGGCCGTCACCAGCCGGTACGCGAGCCTGCACTGTCACTCGGGCGACGCCGACGTGCGCCAGCGGTTGCTCGACCGGCTGGTTCCGGCCAACGACCCCCGCCGGGACCGCTACCTCGACCTGTTGGCGGTGCTCAACGGCTGGTCGACCGGCGAGCCGACCGTGCCGGCGGTGGACTGGTTCATCCGAGCCCTGCGCGCCCGGATGCCCGAACCGGCTCGTTGA
- a CDS encoding RNA polymerase sigma factor, which produces MTEPSQADGDISGIGADPVAFEVFYRRHLEAVGRFVARRVDDPHLAADLTADVFLAVIESAAGYRPDRGSQIGWLYGVARNVIGDERRRAAQRLRVTGRLAGRRDLSPDDIARIEERIDAESAARRTHRALSDLPEGTRTLVELVAVDGLTVAEAATVLGMSPVAARVRLHRARRVVRAVLARPVTTLA; this is translated from the coding sequence GTGACTGAGCCGAGCCAAGCCGATGGTGACATTTCCGGCATCGGAGCCGACCCGGTGGCCTTCGAGGTCTTCTACCGGCGACACCTGGAAGCGGTGGGGCGGTTCGTGGCACGGCGGGTCGACGACCCGCACCTCGCCGCCGACCTCACCGCCGACGTGTTCCTGGCGGTGATCGAGTCGGCGGCCGGCTACCGGCCCGACCGGGGCAGTCAGATCGGCTGGCTGTACGGGGTGGCCCGCAACGTCATCGGCGACGAGCGGCGTCGGGCGGCCCAACGGCTGCGGGTGACCGGTCGTCTGGCCGGACGACGAGACCTCAGCCCTGATGACATCGCCCGCATCGAGGAGCGCATCGACGCCGAGTCGGCGGCCCGCCGCACCCATCGGGCGCTGAGCGACCTACCCGAGGGCACCCGAACGCTCGTCGAACTCGTCGCCGTGGACGGCCTCACCGTCGCGGAGGCGGCCACCGTGCTCGGGATGTCACCGGTCGCCGCCCGGGTCCGCCTGCATCGTGCCCGCCGCGTCGTCCGCGCCGTGCTCGCCCGCCCGGTCACCACCCTCGCCTGA
- a CDS encoding metal-dependent transcriptional regulator: MKSHDLVDTTEMYLRTILELEEEGVPPLRARIAERLQQSGPTVSQTVARMERDGLLTVEGDRHLTLTALGRGTAVSVMRKHRLAELLLVNVIGMPYEEAHEEACRWEHVMSDAVEKRVYDLLNRPTRSPYGNPIPGLQELGSPAAETTDAAEGERNLAFPGLSGPVVVRRICESVQKDADVLRQLHAAGVDPGVTVTVAQERDGVSIDRSGDRVRLPREVASRVFVAAN, translated from the coding sequence ATGAAGTCTCACGACCTGGTCGACACGACCGAAATGTACCTGCGCACCATCCTCGAACTGGAAGAGGAGGGGGTGCCACCGCTGCGTGCCCGGATCGCCGAGCGGCTGCAGCAGAGTGGCCCCACCGTGAGCCAGACCGTCGCTCGGATGGAGCGCGACGGCCTGCTCACCGTCGAGGGTGACCGGCACCTGACGCTCACCGCGCTGGGTCGCGGCACCGCCGTGTCGGTGATGCGTAAGCACCGCCTCGCCGAGCTGCTGCTGGTCAACGTCATCGGGATGCCCTACGAGGAGGCCCACGAAGAGGCCTGCCGCTGGGAGCACGTGATGAGCGACGCGGTGGAGAAGCGGGTGTACGACCTGCTCAACCGGCCGACCCGCTCCCCGTACGGCAACCCGATCCCGGGGCTTCAGGAGCTGGGTTCACCGGCGGCGGAGACCACCGACGCGGCCGAGGGCGAGCGCAACCTGGCCTTCCCCGGCCTCTCCGGGCCGGTCGTGGTGCGCCGGATCTGCGAGAGCGTGCAGAAGGACGCCGACGTGCTGCGCCAACTGCACGCCGCCGGTGTCGACCCGGGCGTCACGGTGACCGTGGCCCAGGAGCGCGACGGGGTGTCGATCGACCGCTCCGGTGACCGGGTCCGGCTGCCCCGCGAGGTCGCCTCCCGGGTCTTCGTCGCCGCCAACTGA
- a CDS encoding bifunctional GNAT family N-acetyltransferase/acetate--CoA ligase family protein, with translation MTSLDQPVDVLLSDGSTVQLRPIDPADAPGIVAMHSRFSERTRYLRYFSPYPRIPERDLVRFVTVDHHDREAFVVLAADQIVAVGRYERLGPQAPEAEVAFVVEDAYQGRGIGSVLMEHLADAARRNDIMSFVAEVLPANGTMLRVFADFGYQVQREYADGVVHLSFPIAPTEASLEVQRGREHRTEARSIARLLAPRGIVVYGASATGQGVGAAVLGHLRDGGFTGAVVPVHPSASTVAGLPAYPSAVDAGAPVDLAVVAVPPEAATAVVADAAAAGVHGLVVISAGFAEAGPEGAATQRALVRAAHAAGMRVVGPNCLGVANTDPTVRLNATLAPALPPAGRVGIFSQSGAFGVALLAEADRRGLGLSSFVSAGNRADVSGNDLLQYWQDDPGTDVIMLYLETFGNPRKFARLARRIGRGKPVVALASPARPPGVGDAAGPDEVAVAALFAQSGVIRVDTVPELLDVGVLLANQPLPAGGRVGVVGNSSALTGLAATACLGHGLDVADGYPRDVGPSAGAAEFAAALAETAADDRVDALVVVFAPPLPGQLTEVDADVTAALPAALALGKPTVATFLVGRLPPGVPAYGGVEEAVRALARAHRYAEWLRRPPGVAPELPDLDLAAAQAALRADATDPGALLAAYGIDVVASVPVDSVDAAVDAAARLGFPVALKAAAPGLRHRLDLGAVRLDLADEPTLRRAYADVAATFGPDALVQPMVPPGVACVVEVVEDPAFGPVVGFGLGGVATELLGDRAWRAVPLTDRDAAELVDEPRAAPLLRGHRGAAPVDRAALADLLLRVGQLADEQPRVRSLTLNPVLARPDGISVLHAHVGVGGVAARPDTGPRRL, from the coding sequence GTGACGAGCCTGGACCAACCGGTCGACGTGCTGCTCAGCGACGGCAGCACCGTCCAGTTGCGACCGATCGACCCCGCCGACGCGCCGGGCATCGTGGCGATGCACAGCCGGTTCTCCGAGCGCACCCGCTACCTGCGGTACTTCTCGCCGTACCCGCGCATCCCGGAACGCGATCTGGTCCGTTTCGTCACCGTGGACCACCACGACCGGGAGGCGTTCGTGGTGTTGGCCGCCGACCAGATCGTCGCCGTCGGCCGGTACGAGCGGCTCGGCCCGCAGGCCCCCGAGGCGGAGGTGGCCTTCGTGGTGGAGGACGCCTACCAGGGTCGCGGCATCGGCTCGGTGCTGATGGAGCATCTGGCCGACGCGGCCCGCCGCAACGACATCATGAGCTTCGTCGCGGAGGTGCTGCCGGCCAACGGGACGATGCTGCGGGTCTTCGCCGACTTCGGCTACCAGGTCCAACGGGAGTACGCCGACGGCGTGGTCCACCTGAGCTTCCCCATCGCGCCCACCGAGGCGAGCCTGGAGGTGCAGCGCGGCCGGGAGCACCGTACCGAGGCCCGCTCGATCGCCCGGCTGCTCGCCCCGCGCGGCATCGTCGTCTACGGTGCCAGCGCCACCGGCCAGGGCGTCGGCGCGGCGGTGCTCGGGCACCTGCGCGACGGCGGGTTCACCGGTGCGGTGGTGCCGGTGCATCCGAGCGCGTCGACCGTGGCGGGTCTGCCCGCGTACCCGTCGGCGGTGGACGCCGGTGCGCCGGTGGACCTGGCGGTGGTGGCGGTCCCGCCGGAGGCGGCGACCGCCGTGGTCGCCGACGCCGCCGCCGCGGGGGTGCACGGCCTGGTGGTCATCTCGGCCGGCTTCGCCGAGGCCGGCCCCGAGGGCGCGGCCACGCAGCGGGCGCTGGTCCGCGCGGCGCACGCGGCCGGAATGCGGGTCGTCGGCCCGAACTGTCTGGGCGTGGCGAACACCGACCCGACGGTACGCCTCAACGCCACCCTCGCCCCGGCGCTGCCGCCGGCCGGTCGGGTCGGCATCTTCAGTCAGTCCGGCGCGTTCGGGGTGGCGCTGCTCGCCGAGGCGGACCGGCGTGGCCTCGGATTGTCCAGCTTCGTCTCGGCCGGTAACCGGGCCGACGTCTCCGGCAACGACCTTCTGCAGTACTGGCAGGACGACCCCGGCACCGACGTGATCATGCTTTATCTGGAGACCTTCGGGAACCCACGCAAGTTCGCCCGGCTGGCCCGGCGGATCGGCCGCGGCAAGCCCGTCGTCGCGCTCGCCTCACCGGCCCGCCCACCCGGGGTCGGCGACGCCGCCGGGCCGGACGAGGTGGCGGTGGCCGCGCTCTTCGCCCAGTCCGGGGTGATCCGGGTGGACACCGTGCCGGAGCTGCTCGACGTGGGTGTGCTGCTGGCCAACCAGCCGTTGCCGGCCGGCGGCCGGGTCGGTGTGGTCGGCAACTCCTCGGCCCTCACCGGGCTCGCCGCGACCGCCTGTCTCGGGCACGGCCTCGACGTGGCCGACGGTTACCCGCGCGACGTCGGGCCGAGCGCCGGCGCCGCCGAGTTCGCCGCCGCTCTCGCCGAGACGGCCGCCGACGATCGGGTGGACGCCCTGGTGGTGGTCTTCGCGCCACCGCTACCCGGCCAGCTGACCGAGGTGGACGCCGACGTGACCGCCGCGCTGCCGGCCGCCCTCGCGCTGGGCAAGCCGACTGTGGCGACGTTCCTGGTCGGGCGGCTACCGCCGGGGGTGCCGGCGTACGGCGGCGTGGAGGAGGCGGTCCGGGCGCTCGCCCGCGCACACCGGTACGCCGAGTGGCTCCGCCGCCCGCCCGGAGTGGCACCGGAGTTGCCCGACCTCGACCTGGCTGCCGCACAGGCCGCGCTCCGGGCCGACGCCACCGACCCCGGTGCGCTGCTGGCCGCGTACGGCATCGACGTGGTGGCCTCGGTGCCCGTCGACTCGGTCGACGCGGCGGTCGACGCGGCGGCGCGGCTGGGCTTCCCGGTGGCGCTCAAGGCGGCCGCCCCCGGGCTGCGGCACCGGCTCGACCTCGGCGCGGTGCGGCTCGACCTGGCCGACGAGCCGACCCTCCGTCGCGCGTACGCCGACGTGGCGGCGACCTTCGGCCCGGACGCGCTGGTCCAGCCGATGGTTCCACCCGGGGTGGCGTGCGTGGTGGAGGTGGTGGAGGACCCCGCGTTCGGGCCGGTGGTCGGCTTCGGTCTCGGTGGGGTCGCCACCGAACTGCTCGGCGATCGGGCCTGGCGGGCGGTGCCGCTGACCGACCGGGACGCGGCCGAGTTGGTCGACGAACCCCGGGCGGCGCCGTTGCTGCGCGGGCACCGGGGCGCCGCGCCGGTCGACCGGGCGGCCCTCGCCGATCTGCTGCTGCGGGTGGGTCAGCTCGCCGACGAACAGCCCCGGGTGCGATCGCTGACCCTCAACCCGGTTCTCGCCCGCCCGGACGGCATCTCGGTCCTGCACGCCCACGTCGGGGTGGGGGGCGTGGCCGCCCGCCCGGACACCGGCCCCCGCCGCCTGTGA
- a CDS encoding acetoin utilization protein AcuC, with amino-acid sequence MSDDTVVVWDESLLAYDMGDHPLDPVRVELTIALARELGVLDRPGVRVVKPVPADDELLTRVHAPAYLAAVRNAPRDPLFAGYGLGTSDNPVFEGMHESSALIAGATVAAAEAVWRGEARRAVNVAGGLHHAMSARASGFCVYNDPAVAIARLLDLGAERVAYVDVDVHHGDGVQQIFWDDPRVLTVSLHETPLALFPGTGFPDETGGPGAQGTAVNMPLPPGVDDTGWQRAFHAIVPSVLRAFRPQVLVSQCGADGHRLDPLADLNLTVDGQRATYLAMRALADELCDGRWVATGGGGYALVEVVPRAWSHLLAVATGDPIDPATLTPPAWRDLVAARRLGREVPLRMTDDADPSYEPWQPTGEPNAVDRAIAATRKTVFPLLGLDPHDPRD; translated from the coding sequence ATGTCCGACGACACGGTGGTGGTGTGGGACGAGTCGCTGCTCGCCTACGACATGGGTGACCATCCACTCGACCCGGTCCGGGTGGAGCTGACCATCGCGCTCGCCCGCGAACTGGGCGTCCTGGATCGGCCGGGGGTGCGGGTGGTCAAACCGGTGCCCGCCGACGACGAGCTGCTCACCCGGGTGCACGCACCGGCCTACCTCGCCGCGGTGCGCAACGCGCCGCGCGACCCGCTCTTCGCCGGGTACGGGCTGGGCACCTCCGACAACCCGGTCTTCGAGGGGATGCACGAGTCCAGCGCGCTGATCGCCGGTGCGACGGTGGCCGCCGCCGAGGCGGTCTGGCGTGGCGAAGCCCGGCGGGCGGTCAACGTGGCCGGTGGGCTACACCACGCGATGTCCGCCCGGGCCTCCGGCTTCTGCGTCTACAACGACCCCGCGGTGGCCATCGCCCGCCTCCTCGACCTGGGCGCCGAGCGGGTCGCGTACGTGGACGTCGACGTGCACCACGGCGACGGGGTGCAGCAGATCTTCTGGGACGACCCGCGGGTGCTCACGGTCAGCCTGCACGAGACCCCACTGGCCCTCTTCCCGGGCACGGGTTTCCCGGACGAGACGGGTGGGCCGGGCGCGCAGGGCACCGCGGTCAACATGCCGTTGCCGCCGGGCGTCGACGACACCGGCTGGCAGCGGGCGTTCCACGCGATCGTGCCGTCGGTGCTGCGCGCGTTCCGGCCGCAGGTGCTGGTCAGCCAGTGCGGCGCCGACGGGCACCGACTGGATCCGCTCGCCGACCTGAACCTGACGGTGGACGGGCAACGGGCCACCTACCTGGCGATGCGGGCGCTCGCCGACGAGTTGTGTGACGGCCGGTGGGTGGCGACCGGCGGCGGCGGGTACGCGCTCGTCGAGGTGGTGCCCCGGGCCTGGAGTCACCTGTTGGCCGTGGCCACCGGTGACCCGATCGACCCGGCCACGCTCACCCCACCCGCGTGGCGGGACCTGGTCGCCGCACGCAGGCTGGGCCGGGAGGTGCCGCTGCGGATGACCGACGACGCCGACCCGTCGTACGAGCCGTGGCAGCCGACCGGCGAGCCGAACGCGGTGGACCGGGCGATCGCGGCCACCCGCAAGACGGTGTTCCCGCTGCTCGGGCTCGACCCGCACGATCCGCGGGACTGA
- a CDS encoding DUF5522 domain-containing protein encodes MSGERRPLADRPLTEPHLSRLPPEHPDRARILAAHTAALAAGAAGYLDPASGLFVLSAGFLAGRGTCCGRGCRHCPYVDDAVSE; translated from the coding sequence GTGAGCGGAGAGCGACGACCCCTGGCCGACCGGCCGCTCACCGAGCCGCACCTGTCCCGGCTGCCGCCGGAGCACCCCGACCGGGCCCGGATCCTCGCCGCGCACACTGCCGCGCTGGCTGCCGGTGCGGCCGGCTACCTCGACCCGGCGAGCGGACTGTTCGTGCTCAGTGCTGGTTTCCTGGCCGGTCGAGGCACGTGCTGCGGGCGCGGCTGCCGACACTGCCCGTACGTGGATGATGCAGTGTCGGAATAG
- a CDS encoding DUF2332 domain-containing protein has translation MTTAGAYAEFGSREARGASPTYERLSQAVARDDGLLALLDGLPPAKRQPNLLFGVVRWLGGPVDDPVAFHDYVVTHWPAVEAELLTRATQTNEAGRCAVLLPLLAALPQPLALLEVGASAGLCLYPDRYAYRYGDQQVGSGEPILDCAAVGLVPPARVPQVVWRAGLDLNPLDVTDPDDVSWLDALIWPEHAHRRARLRAAVTVAAADPPLLVRGDLVDDLPALAARAPTDATLVVFHTSVLYQVPLARREAFVRLVRGLPGHWIANEGPEVLRYDGLPDPPNDALHNVLALDGKPLAWARGHGQEMTWFG, from the coding sequence ATGACGACCGCTGGGGCGTACGCCGAGTTCGGCAGCCGTGAGGCGCGCGGCGCGTCACCCACGTACGAGCGCCTGTCGCAGGCCGTCGCCCGCGACGACGGCCTGCTCGCCCTGCTCGATGGGCTGCCGCCGGCCAAGCGGCAGCCGAATCTGCTGTTCGGTGTCGTCCGCTGGCTCGGTGGCCCGGTCGACGACCCGGTCGCCTTCCACGACTACGTGGTGACGCACTGGCCCGCCGTCGAGGCGGAGCTGCTCACCCGGGCCACCCAGACGAACGAGGCGGGTCGGTGCGCGGTCCTGTTGCCACTGCTGGCCGCGCTGCCGCAGCCTCTCGCCCTGTTGGAGGTCGGCGCGTCGGCCGGCCTGTGCCTCTACCCCGACCGGTACGCCTACCGCTACGGCGACCAGCAGGTCGGCTCCGGTGAGCCGATTCTCGACTGCGCGGCCGTGGGGTTGGTGCCGCCGGCCCGCGTACCCCAGGTGGTGTGGCGGGCCGGCCTGGACCTCAACCCGCTCGACGTGACCGACCCCGACGACGTGTCCTGGTTGGACGCGCTGATCTGGCCGGAGCACGCGCACCGGCGGGCCCGGCTGCGGGCCGCGGTGACGGTCGCCGCGGCCGATCCGCCGCTGCTGGTCCGCGGCGACCTGGTGGACGACCTGCCGGCGCTGGCCGCGCGGGCGCCGACCGACGCGACGCTGGTGGTCTTCCACACGTCCGTGCTCTACCAGGTGCCGCTGGCACGCCGGGAGGCGTTCGTCCGGCTGGTCCGTGGGCTGCCGGGGCACTGGATCGCGAACGAGGGACCGGAGGTGCTCCGGTACGACGGACTGCCCGACCCGCCGAACGATGCCCTGCACAACGTCCTCGCCCTGGACGGAAAGCCACTGGCCTGGGCCCGGGGCCACGGCCAGGAGATGACCTGGTTCGGCTGA